A region from the Spea bombifrons isolate aSpeBom1 chromosome 7, aSpeBom1.2.pri, whole genome shotgun sequence genome encodes:
- the STK16 gene encoding serine/threonine-protein kinase 16: protein MGSALCICSRGVLTIDNKRYLFIQKLGEGGFSYVDLVEGVQDGRFYALKRILCHDRDDRKEALHEVEMHRLFNHPNILRLEAHCMIEKGSKWEAWLLLPFVQRGTLWNEVEALRDKNTFLPEDRILHILRGICLGLKEMHDRGYAHRDLKPTNVLLEDDDRPLLMDLGSMNHARIEVTGSRQAMVVQDWAAQRCTISYRAPELFNVESNCVIDERTDVWSLGCVLFSMMFGEGPYDMIFQKGDSVALAVQNDISIPPNDRYSQSLESLLSSMMVVNPQERPFISTILAQVEALVSVVDGQATTRI from the exons ATGGGTTCTGCTCTGTGCATCTGCTCGCGAGGGGTTCTAACCATTGACAATAAGCGCTACCTCTTCATCCAGAAGCTCGGTGAAGG GGGCTTCAGTTACGTGGATCTGGTGGAAGGGGTGCAGGACGGCCGCTTTTACGCATTGAAGCGTATATTATGCCACGACCGCGACGATCGCAAGGAAGCTCTGCACGAGGTGGAGATGCACCGGCTTTTTAATCACCCCAATATCCTGCGCCTGGAAGCGCATTGCATGATCGAGAAAGGGTCCAAGTGGGAGGCATGGCTGCTCCTGCCCTTTGTCCAG AGAGGAACGTTATGGAACGAAGTGGAAGCTCTAAGggacaaaaatacatttctgccGGAAGATAGGATTCTGCACATTCTGCGCGGTATATGCCTGGGACTGAAAGAAATGCATGACCGTGGATACGCACACAG ggatcTGAAACCCACTAATGTCTTACTAGAAGATGATGACCGGCCGCTGCTGATGGATTTGGGCTCTATGAACCATGCTCGCATTGAGGTGACAGGGTCCCGGCAGGCAATGGTCGTGCAG GACTGGGCTGCCCAGCGCTGCACTATTTCCTACCGAGCTCCGGAATTATTCAACGTGGAGAGCAACTGCGTGATTGACGAGAGAACTGACGTCTGG TCTCTCGGTTGCGTGCTATTCTCCATGATGTTTGGGGAGGGACCCTACGATATGATTTTCCAGAAAGGTGACAGCGTGGCACTGGCCGTCCAAAACGATATCTCTATTCCGCCTAATGACAG GTACTCGCAGAGTCTGGAGTCTCTGCTTTCATCCATGATGGTGGTGAATCCTCAAGAGAGGCCTTTCATCTCCACTATACTTGCCCAGGTGGAGGCCTTGGTGTCTGTCGTCGATGGACAGGCCACTACTAGGATATGA